One part of the Parabacteroides distasonis ATCC 8503 genome encodes these proteins:
- a CDS encoding glycosyl hydrolase 2 galactose-binding domain-containing protein produces MMNRCIYLFCWLCLACWSKPVSAEGQALLVIPEPGEKTLIHSDWYARKANEVKMDGNRLSAVPLDKTGWLPARVPGTVLTTLLENGLYPAPEFGLNNNLIPDIHEVGNDFYTYWFTRQFTIDALPEGCNVWLNFRGINYKAEIFLNGKRINRNTHEGMFLRKTFNITPYLRTDAPNVLAVLVYPPTHVGNPNGGQGGDGQIARNNTMQYTPGWDWIQPVRDRNTGIWDEVSITTTGPVCLSSPYVVTKVPGVRDPETKTQKEAFVNTSVELENTGSTSLKGLLVCETNGTRLTQPVTLSPFEKKTVSLNPLAVKNPRLWWPNGIGEQPLYDMNLSFEIGNQVSDRERLRYGIREITSDKCPDNGGRRFFVNGQKIYVTGGNYINSDWLLRLSPERYRDEVRFHAEMNLRMIRVWGGALVERPEFYNACDEFGILVFQDLWGSGDCNGAWEDPTKMDSRERRWEYPDNHDLFIASVEDQVKMIRNHPSLCFWCGANEWPLAKDIDQCLRKEVFPRLDPERLFVSFSTDTLFTRNFLGDNGDGPYGIQEPEWFFSFRSHPFNPEAGSVGSPEVESMREMMTEQDLAGFPRKGLTRNYTWRYHKDLGYGDHLERYGEVKDIETYCKYAQVVNYDQYRSFMEGWASHMWDWYTGILIWKTQNPWTSLRGQMYDWSLDVNASLYGTRKGCEPLHAYYNPVTRKAGLLNTTLKDYTDLSIVARIYNLEGKLLWEKETRASAKANTVQELLDIPVPEGIKGAYFLRLALNADVPNIYWLTTEPKDYTSLSQLPKSRPGIKTEIKKEGSNFVGTVRLSADSQISFFNRIKVFDKETGKRILPVHYSDNYITLMPGDQQEISLEFPANLPEERIQIVVDSYNSPLP; encoded by the coding sequence ATGATGAACAGATGTATTTATTTATTTTGTTGGCTTTGCCTGGCTTGCTGGTCAAAGCCCGTATCCGCGGAGGGGCAAGCCTTGTTGGTGATCCCGGAACCGGGAGAGAAAACCTTGATTCACTCAGATTGGTATGCCCGGAAAGCGAATGAGGTGAAAATGGATGGGAACCGGTTGAGCGCGGTGCCTTTGGATAAAACAGGATGGTTACCGGCTCGTGTACCGGGTACGGTGTTGACAACGCTTTTGGAGAATGGTTTGTATCCGGCCCCTGAGTTTGGGTTGAATAACAATTTGATTCCCGATATACATGAAGTCGGCAATGATTTCTATACGTATTGGTTTACCCGTCAGTTTACTATCGATGCTTTACCAGAGGGGTGTAATGTCTGGTTGAATTTCCGGGGAATCAATTATAAGGCGGAAATCTTTTTAAATGGTAAGCGGATCAACCGGAATACCCATGAGGGTATGTTCTTGAGGAAGACGTTTAATATAACTCCTTATCTTCGTACGGATGCCCCGAATGTATTAGCGGTATTGGTTTATCCACCTACACATGTCGGAAATCCAAATGGCGGACAAGGGGGTGATGGGCAGATCGCCCGGAATAATACGATGCAATATACGCCGGGTTGGGACTGGATACAACCTGTACGAGACCGGAATACGGGTATTTGGGATGAGGTATCTATTACGACAACCGGGCCGGTATGCCTCTCCTCTCCTTATGTCGTGACCAAGGTACCCGGCGTACGTGATCCGGAAACGAAAACTCAAAAGGAGGCTTTTGTGAATACCTCTGTCGAGCTAGAGAATACCGGGAGCACTTCCTTAAAGGGGCTATTGGTTTGTGAGACGAACGGAACCCGCTTAACCCAGCCGGTTACTTTATCGCCATTCGAGAAGAAAACGGTATCCTTGAATCCTTTAGCGGTAAAGAATCCTCGTTTATGGTGGCCTAACGGTATCGGCGAGCAGCCTTTATATGATATGAACCTCTCTTTTGAGATCGGGAATCAAGTGAGTGACCGGGAACGGTTGCGTTATGGTATCCGGGAGATTACTTCCGATAAATGCCCGGATAACGGGGGACGCCGTTTCTTCGTGAACGGACAGAAAATATATGTCACGGGTGGTAACTATATTAATTCCGATTGGTTGCTTCGTCTCTCTCCGGAACGTTATCGGGATGAGGTACGTTTCCATGCGGAAATGAATCTGCGTATGATCCGTGTATGGGGAGGTGCGTTGGTGGAACGGCCGGAATTCTATAACGCCTGTGATGAGTTCGGTATCTTAGTCTTTCAAGATCTGTGGGGCAGTGGTGATTGCAATGGCGCTTGGGAGGACCCGACCAAGATGGATTCCCGAGAGCGTCGTTGGGAATATCCCGATAATCATGATTTATTTATCGCCTCCGTGGAAGATCAAGTGAAAATGATCCGTAACCATCCGAGTCTTTGTTTCTGGTGTGGGGCGAATGAATGGCCTTTAGCTAAAGATATCGATCAATGTTTGAGAAAGGAGGTTTTCCCCCGGTTAGATCCGGAGCGTCTTTTCGTGAGTTTCTCGACAGATACGTTGTTTACCCGGAATTTTTTGGGGGATAATGGGGATGGTCCTTACGGTATACAAGAGCCGGAATGGTTCTTTAGCTTCCGTTCGCATCCGTTTAATCCGGAAGCCGGATCGGTTGGTTCCCCGGAGGTCGAGAGTATGCGGGAGATGATGACGGAACAGGATTTGGCCGGTTTCCCAAGGAAAGGTTTGACCCGTAATTATACGTGGCGGTATCATAAGGATCTGGGCTATGGCGATCATCTGGAGCGTTATGGGGAGGTGAAGGATATCGAGACTTATTGTAAGTATGCCCAAGTCGTGAACTATGACCAATATCGTAGTTTTATGGAAGGCTGGGCCTCTCATATGTGGGATTGGTATACGGGTATCTTGATCTGGAAAACCCAGAATCCATGGACATCCTTGCGGGGGCAAATGTATGATTGGTCTCTCGATGTAAATGCTTCCTTGTACGGAACCCGGAAAGGCTGTGAGCCCTTACATGCCTATTATAACCCGGTAACCCGTAAGGCGGGATTGTTGAATACGACCCTGAAAGATTATACGGATTTATCGATTGTAGCCCGTATCTATAATCTGGAAGGCAAACTGCTTTGGGAGAAAGAGACGAGAGCGAGCGCCAAGGCGAATACGGTACAGGAATTATTGGATATCCCCGTTCCGGAAGGGATCAAAGGCGCTTATTTCTTACGGCTGGCCTTGAATGCGGATGTCCCCAATATTTATTGGCTGACAACCGAGCCGAAAGACTACACCAGCTTATCTCAACTTCCGAAGTCAAGACCGGGAATCAAGACCGAGATCAAGAAGGAAGGATCGAATTTCGTAGGTACAGTCCGTCTGAGCGCTGATTCGCAGATCTCGTTCTTCAACCGTATCAAGGTCTTTGATAAGGAGACAGGCAAACGAATCTTACCGGTACATTATTCGGATAACTATATTACGCTAATGCCGGGTGACCAACAAGAAATAAGCTTGGAGTTTCCCGCTAATCTGCCGGAAGAGCGAATACAAATCGTGGTGGATAGCTACAATTCTCCTTTGCCTTGA
- a CDS encoding enoyl-ACP reductase FabI, which produces MSHNLLKGKRGIIFGALNDMSIAWKVAERAVEEGATITLSNTPIAVRMGQVDALAEKLNAQVIPADATSVEDLETVFAKSVEILGGKIDFVLHSIGMSPNVRKKRTYDDLDYGMLEKTLDISAISFHKMLQVAKKQDAIAENGSVVALSYVAAQRTFFGYNDMADAKSLLESIARSFGYIYGREKGVRVNTISQSPTMTTAGSGVKGMEHLMDFSNKMSPLGNANADECADYCVMMFSDFTRKVTMQNLYHDGGFSSMGMSLRAMNQYSKGLEEYTDENGHIIYG; this is translated from the coding sequence ATGAGTCATAATTTATTGAAAGGCAAGAGAGGCATTATCTTCGGTGCGCTGAACGATATGTCTATCGCCTGGAAAGTGGCAGAAAGAGCCGTAGAGGAAGGTGCGACTATCACGTTAAGCAATACGCCTATCGCTGTTCGTATGGGTCAGGTAGATGCTTTGGCGGAGAAGTTGAATGCGCAGGTAATCCCGGCGGACGCAACCAGCGTAGAGGATCTGGAGACCGTATTCGCGAAGTCAGTGGAAATATTAGGTGGTAAAATAGATTTCGTTTTACATTCTATCGGTATGAGCCCGAACGTACGCAAGAAACGTACGTACGATGATCTGGACTATGGAATGCTGGAAAAGACGTTGGATATCTCCGCTATTTCTTTCCACAAGATGCTACAGGTAGCAAAGAAACAAGACGCTATCGCCGAGAATGGTTCCGTGGTGGCATTAAGTTACGTGGCCGCCCAGCGCACGTTCTTCGGATACAACGATATGGCGGACGCTAAGAGCCTGTTGGAATCTATCGCCCGTAGTTTCGGTTACATCTATGGCCGTGAGAAAGGCGTACGTGTGAACACGATCTCCCAATCCCCGACAATGACAACCGCGGGTAGCGGCGTGAAGGGAATGGAACACTTGATGGACTTTTCTAACAAGATGAGTCCACTGGGTAACGCCAACGCCGACGAGTGCGCGGACTATTGCGTAATGATGTTCTCCGACTTTACCCGCAAGGTAACGATGCAGAACCTATACCACGACGGTGGTTTCTCAAGCATGGGTATGAGCCTCCGGGCCATGAACCAATATAGTAAAGGATTAGAGGAATATACAGACGAGAACGGACACATTATCTACGGCTAA
- a CDS encoding SusC/RagA family TonB-linked outer membrane protein, whose amino-acid sequence MRKSFILLLAFFLCVTGYAQKLTISGVVIDKDLNEPLTGVNVLVKGTTTGTITDFDGKYTLEADANSILVFSYLSMKTIEEPVNGRTKIDVTMVSDAEALDEVVVTAMGIKRESKTLTYSAQTVGGKDLNEIKNVNMINSLQGKSAGLQITPNSTGAGGSSKILFRGNKSISGSNQPLIVVDGVPMMMSVSDSQVKMAYGGERDGGDAMSTINPDDIAQITLLKGASAAALYGAVAANGAIMITTKSAQAGKVAINVSSNTTVESAMSLPKFQNNYGMSDEGTFSWGSKLGATSPNYARKFYQPGYTTNNSISLSGGTENISSYFSYANVSSNGIMPENDYLSHNLMAKVGFNLWKKVHVDVSARYNKQHIENQPSAGYLNNPITGAYLFPRGEDWDYYKSNYEVYDGVRNVNVHNWTNTKQEQFSNPYWMLNRQTPITDRNRYEFGGSVKYDIMEGLSVTGRLRYERGDEKWILNEYASSTAGRNLLGTMKDTRTFSEQTYADALASYNKTWDETYSLSVTAGGSFTKTSASSIELIGWGDKEFKVNNGVITPGAYYPNIFSPKNYYTMQTTETLKEKRLNSVFATAQFGYKEGLFLDVSARNDWSSSLAFTDGVSFFYPSVGVSALLDKFLDFGKNVDLFKLRASYSIVGNDVPIYASNKRYTIGDQGSIDPPEEAAFRTLKPEKTNSLEVGFDGTFFQNRFNVNLTYYKTNTKNQYFNITAPWETGLKNRYINAGNVENQGFEVSLGWYNQFTDNFSWSTNFNFSYNNNKIIELSNELKDWTLASYCTGAKVILTEGGHFGDLYVRDFKRDDNGKPVKTESGAPELGGTDNKDLVYVGDMNAKVNMGWTNTFHYKDFTLSFLIDAKVGGKVLSMTEATLDGWGVSERSGAARDAGEVVIDGVSFDPKAYYTTTGGTSYNSNILTSQYVYNATNVRLRELSFGYTFRNLFGANKNLTASIIGRNLFFFYKDAPMDPDVAAGTGNGWQGVDMFALPTSRSFGLNLKLNF is encoded by the coding sequence ATGAGAAAGTCATTTATCTTATTATTGGCGTTTTTTCTGTGTGTTACAGGATATGCACAGAAACTAACGATTAGTGGTGTCGTCATTGACAAGGATCTAAATGAACCACTAACAGGAGTGAACGTGTTAGTAAAAGGTACTACAACCGGTACCATTACTGATTTTGATGGAAAATATACCTTAGAGGCTGACGCAAACTCTATTTTGGTATTCTCTTATTTGAGTATGAAAACGATTGAGGAGCCAGTGAATGGCCGTACGAAAATCGATGTTACGATGGTTTCAGACGCAGAGGCTTTGGATGAGGTTGTCGTAACAGCGATGGGTATCAAACGTGAATCAAAGACTTTGACTTATTCCGCACAAACGGTAGGCGGTAAGGACTTGAACGAGATTAAGAATGTGAATATGATCAACTCTTTACAAGGAAAGAGCGCTGGTTTGCAGATTACCCCGAACTCTACGGGTGCGGGTGGTTCTTCTAAGATCTTATTCCGTGGTAATAAGTCTATTAGCGGTAGTAACCAACCGTTGATTGTTGTGGATGGTGTCCCTATGATGATGAGCGTATCTGATTCGCAGGTGAAGATGGCCTATGGCGGCGAACGTGATGGTGGTGACGCTATGTCTACTATCAATCCGGATGATATCGCGCAGATTACATTGTTGAAAGGTGCTTCCGCCGCTGCTTTGTATGGTGCGGTAGCGGCCAATGGTGCTATCATGATTACGACAAAATCCGCACAAGCCGGTAAGGTCGCTATTAATGTATCTAGTAATACGACGGTCGAATCAGCCATGTCTTTGCCGAAATTCCAAAATAATTATGGTATGAGTGACGAGGGCACATTTAGCTGGGGAAGTAAATTAGGAGCTACATCTCCGAATTACGCACGTAAATTCTATCAACCGGGTTATACAACGAATAACTCTATCTCTTTATCTGGTGGAACGGAGAATATTTCTTCTTATTTCTCTTACGCGAATGTCTCATCGAATGGTATTATGCCGGAGAATGATTATTTAAGTCATAATTTAATGGCTAAGGTTGGCTTTAACTTGTGGAAGAAAGTACATGTGGATGTAAGTGCCCGCTACAACAAGCAGCATATCGAGAATCAGCCTTCTGCCGGTTATTTGAATAACCCGATTACAGGTGCCTACCTGTTCCCGAGAGGTGAGGATTGGGATTACTACAAGAGTAACTATGAAGTATATGACGGGGTTCGTAACGTGAATGTTCATAACTGGACGAATACGAAACAAGAGCAATTCTCCAATCCTTACTGGATGTTGAATCGTCAGACTCCTATCACGGACCGTAACCGTTATGAATTTGGTGGTAGTGTTAAATATGATATCATGGAAGGTCTTTCTGTTACGGGGCGTTTGCGTTATGAACGTGGTGATGAAAAATGGATCTTGAACGAATATGCGTCTAGTACCGCGGGACGAAATTTATTGGGTACCATGAAAGATACCCGGACTTTCAGTGAGCAAACATATGCCGATGCGTTAGCAAGTTATAATAAAACTTGGGATGAGACTTATTCATTGTCCGTTACTGCTGGTGGTAGCTTTACGAAGACAAGCGCATCTAGCATCGAATTGATCGGTTGGGGTGATAAGGAGTTTAAAGTAAATAACGGTGTGATAACCCCGGGTGCTTATTATCCGAACATCTTCTCCCCGAAGAACTATTATACGATGCAAACCACAGAGACTCTGAAAGAAAAACGCTTGAACTCTGTGTTCGCTACTGCTCAGTTTGGATATAAGGAAGGTTTGTTCTTGGATGTCAGCGCTCGTAACGACTGGTCTTCTTCATTGGCGTTTACGGATGGTGTATCCTTTTTCTACCCGTCTGTTGGTGTAAGTGCTCTATTGGATAAATTCTTGGACTTTGGAAAGAATGTAGACCTATTTAAATTGCGTGCTTCTTATTCTATCGTGGGTAACGATGTGCCTATCTATGCTTCCAATAAACGTTATACGATTGGTGACCAAGGATCTATCGACCCGCCAGAAGAAGCTGCTTTTAGAACGTTGAAGCCAGAGAAGACGAACTCTTTAGAGGTTGGTTTTGATGGAACTTTCTTCCAGAATCGTTTCAATGTAAACTTGACGTATTATAAGACCAATACGAAGAATCAATATTTTAATATTACCGCTCCTTGGGAAACTGGTTTGAAGAACCGTTATATCAATGCCGGTAACGTAGAAAACCAAGGTTTTGAGGTTAGCTTAGGTTGGTATAATCAGTTTACGGACAATTTCAGCTGGAGTACGAATTTCAATTTCTCTTACAATAATAATAAAATCATTGAATTATCGAATGAGTTGAAAGATTGGACATTAGCTAGCTATTGTACAGGTGCGAAAGTGATTTTGACTGAAGGTGGTCATTTTGGTGACTTATATGTTCGTGATTTCAAGAGAGACGATAATGGTAAGCCGGTGAAAACTGAATCTGGCGCTCCTGAGTTGGGAGGTACGGATAATAAGGATTTGGTATATGTCGGTGATATGAACGCAAAAGTAAACATGGGTTGGACTAACACGTTCCATTACAAAGATTTTACATTGTCATTCTTGATTGATGCTAAGGTCGGTGGTAAGGTCTTGTCAATGACGGAAGCTACCTTGGATGGTTGGGGCGTATCAGAGCGTTCGGGTGCCGCTCGTGATGCAGGTGAAGTTGTGATTGATGGTGTTTCATTTGATCCTAAAGCATATTACACGACGACTGGAGGTACAAGTTATAACTCTAATATCTTGACTTCTCAGTATGTTTACAATGCGACTAATGTTCGTTTGCGTGAGTTGTCATTTGGTTATACGTTCCGTAACTTATTTGGAGCGAATAAGAATTTGACGGCTTCTATCATTGGACGTAATTTGTTCTTCTTCTATAAAGATGCTCCTATGGATCCGGATGTAGCGGCTGGTACAGGCAATGGCTGGCAAGGTGTGGATATGTTTGCGTTGCCAACATCTCGTAGCTTTGGTTTGAATTTAAAACTTAATTTCTAA
- the dgt gene encoding dGTP triphosphohydrolase yields the protein MNWTQLLSGKRFGMEEYHERKHERTDFQRDYDRLIFSSPFRRLQNKTQVFPLPGSIFVHNRLTHSLEVSCVGRSLGNNVAKGLIQKYPDGSINFPEIGSIVSAACLAHDMGNPPFGHSGERAISAYFSEGNGRKLEEKVRKERGRWEDFVHFEGNANAMRLLTHQFIGRRKGGFALTYSTLASIIKYPYASIYSGKKGKFGFFQSEEGSYLQIAQELGIGHSPEAPDKFLRYPLVYLVEAADDICYQIMDIEDACKLHILTTEEAIQLLLGFFEGERLEHIRKVMHMVDDTNEQIAYLRSCIIGLLVDECSRVFLENEESILNGTYSTPLISNICDQAKQAYANCSATAYKKIYKAKEVLDIELAGYHIFSHLIDSLTEAVMNQEHAYSKLLLQRIPEQYDTNAPTTYGKIQCVLDYISGMTDVYALDLYRKITGMSLPAV from the coding sequence ATGAACTGGACCCAGCTATTATCCGGCAAGCGTTTTGGGATGGAAGAGTATCACGAGCGGAAACATGAGAGAACTGATTTCCAACGAGATTATGACCGTTTAATTTTCTCATCCCCTTTCCGAAGACTACAAAACAAGACACAGGTATTCCCCCTGCCGGGAAGTATCTTTGTGCATAACCGACTTACACATAGTCTGGAAGTATCCTGCGTAGGACGTTCATTGGGTAATAACGTAGCGAAAGGGCTTATCCAAAAATATCCGGACGGCAGTATCAACTTCCCAGAGATAGGTTCCATCGTATCAGCCGCTTGCCTTGCCCATGATATGGGAAACCCTCCATTCGGGCATTCCGGAGAGAGAGCGATCTCCGCTTACTTCTCCGAAGGGAATGGGCGAAAACTAGAAGAGAAAGTACGGAAGGAACGGGGACGCTGGGAAGACTTCGTCCATTTTGAAGGTAACGCAAACGCCATGCGGTTGTTGACCCATCAGTTCATTGGACGCAGAAAAGGGGGATTTGCCTTAACATATAGCACATTAGCCTCTATCATCAAATATCCTTACGCATCCATCTATTCAGGAAAGAAAGGGAAATTCGGCTTTTTCCAATCGGAGGAGGGAAGTTATCTGCAAATCGCCCAAGAGCTAGGGATCGGACATAGCCCGGAAGCCCCAGACAAATTTCTTCGTTACCCGTTAGTTTATTTAGTAGAGGCGGCAGACGATATCTGCTATCAAATAATGGATATAGAAGATGCTTGCAAACTGCATATCCTGACCACCGAAGAGGCCATACAGCTATTATTGGGATTTTTCGAAGGAGAGCGGTTGGAGCATATCCGCAAGGTCATGCATATGGTAGACGATACCAATGAGCAAATCGCCTATCTGCGTTCTTGTATTATCGGGCTATTAGTGGATGAATGTTCCCGTGTCTTTTTAGAGAACGAGGAAAGCATCCTCAATGGTACCTACAGCACTCCGTTAATCAGTAACATATGCGATCAAGCCAAACAGGCTTACGCTAATTGCTCGGCTACAGCATACAAGAAAATATATAAGGCAAAAGAAGTGCTCGACATTGAATTAGCCGGTTATCATATTTTCAGCCATCTGATCGACAGCTTGACCGAGGCCGTGATGAACCAAGAGCATGCTTACAGCAAACTGCTCTTACAACGGATACCGGAGCAATACGACACAAACGCTCCTACTACATATGGCAAGATACAATGCGTACTCGATTATATCTCCGGCATGACCGATGTATATGCGCTCGATCTATACCGTAAAATCACCGGTATGAGCCTGCCGGCCGTTTGA
- a CDS encoding L-threonylcarbamoyladenylate synthase: MLVRIYPENPNQKEIDKVVKVLQDGGLVVYPTDTVYAIGCDALNVRAVEKICQMKGVNPQKSNLSIICYDLSNLSEYAKVSNAAFKLMKKHLPGPFTFILPTSSELPKIYKNRKEVGIRVPDNNITRTLVQSLGNPILTMSIRDKDEVIEYTTDPELIHEKYEHQVDIVIDGGFGGLEASTVIDCTTDNFEIVRQGKGEL, from the coding sequence ATGTTAGTGAGAATCTATCCGGAGAATCCGAATCAAAAAGAAATAGACAAGGTCGTCAAAGTCCTGCAGGACGGCGGCCTTGTCGTTTATCCTACCGACACGGTATACGCCATCGGTTGCGATGCGCTGAACGTACGTGCGGTAGAGAAAATATGTCAGATGAAAGGGGTTAATCCACAGAAAAGCAACCTGTCTATCATCTGCTACGACCTGTCTAATCTTAGTGAATACGCCAAGGTAAGCAACGCCGCTTTCAAGCTGATGAAGAAACATCTGCCCGGTCCTTTCACCTTTATCTTACCCACCAGCAGCGAGCTTCCAAAGATTTACAAGAACCGGAAAGAAGTCGGAATCCGTGTACCGGACAATAACATCACCCGTACATTGGTACAATCCTTGGGAAATCCAATCCTAACCATGTCCATCCGTGACAAGGATGAGGTGATCGAATATACGACAGATCCGGAATTGATACACGAGAAATACGAGCATCAAGTGGATATCGTAATCGACGGCGGTTTCGGAGGATTGGAAGCCTCTACGGTTATAGATTGCACGACGGATAATTTCGAGATCGTACGTCAAGGCAAAGGAGAATTGTAG
- a CDS encoding SusD/RagB family nutrient-binding outer membrane lipoprotein, translating to MKLNRILKYAAVSALVVSTGVMTMGCTDNFENLNTDPYEVDPDELPFSAQFKEPFSYVYAPQQNLFQYCFNLNIDLFSGYFMTPHNFNGSGNVDYALNRGFCGGMYENVYLHIFNNTRRLIASCDEQGLSDYGAMMRVVQAYAIQMLTDAYGPVAYSSVIEDPTGGASFSYDTQESVYNALFTLVDEAIAGFKGTASVADMQAFDYWCNGDIALWKKVANQLKLRLAMRIVKVNPTLAKQKAEEAVQGGVLTSADRDILINQGLSNELTRMFEWGDCGMNASLITMLEGFKDPRLPLYVTKNQAAVTCEDGSTIEEGTKYLGVRGGCNLPSKPNQWGNFSKVICTYTTAFPVMKVAEGYFLRAEGALRGWSMGGSAKDLYEEGIRISIKNELAYKGSIAGVTSISDAEIDAYLNGTSGQIDFVDPVKAENSIKAMNTLGVKWDEGASKEEKLQRIITQKWIANFPLSCEAWAEYRRTGYPKLFPNRVNLSNGDINTNEQVRRLIYSDTEINTNNAELQKGIELLNQENTGSISGDKGGTHVWWDKAGVGNF from the coding sequence ATGAAACTAAATAGAATTTTAAAATATGCCGCTGTATCGGCTTTGGTAGTATCTACCGGTGTTATGACCATGGGCTGTACAGATAATTTTGAAAATTTAAATACTGATCCCTATGAGGTTGATCCAGATGAACTTCCGTTCTCTGCCCAATTTAAGGAGCCATTCTCTTATGTCTATGCTCCGCAGCAGAACTTGTTCCAATATTGCTTCAACCTAAATATTGATTTGTTTAGCGGCTACTTCATGACTCCACATAACTTTAATGGTTCCGGTAATGTTGATTATGCGTTGAACCGTGGTTTCTGTGGTGGTATGTATGAGAATGTATATCTTCATATTTTCAACAATACCCGTCGTCTGATTGCTTCTTGTGATGAGCAAGGCTTAAGTGATTATGGAGCGATGATGCGTGTCGTACAAGCTTATGCGATCCAGATGTTGACGGATGCCTATGGCCCAGTGGCCTATAGTTCTGTTATCGAAGATCCTACGGGTGGAGCTTCTTTCTCTTATGATACTCAGGAAAGTGTCTACAATGCTTTGTTTACTTTGGTGGATGAAGCGATCGCTGGATTTAAGGGAACTGCATCTGTTGCGGATATGCAAGCATTTGACTATTGGTGTAATGGTGATATCGCTTTGTGGAAGAAGGTCGCTAATCAATTGAAACTACGTTTGGCTATGCGTATCGTAAAGGTGAACCCTACATTGGCGAAGCAAAAAGCGGAGGAAGCCGTTCAAGGAGGCGTATTGACTTCCGCTGATCGTGATATCTTGATCAACCAAGGTTTGAGCAATGAGTTGACTCGTATGTTTGAGTGGGGTGATTGTGGAATGAATGCTAGCTTAATCACGATGTTGGAAGGTTTCAAAGATCCTCGTTTACCTTTGTATGTGACCAAGAATCAAGCGGCTGTTACTTGTGAAGATGGCTCGACAATTGAGGAGGGGACAAAGTATCTTGGTGTTCGCGGCGGATGTAACTTACCTTCTAAGCCAAATCAATGGGGTAATTTCTCTAAAGTGATTTGCACTTATACGACCGCTTTCCCTGTCATGAAAGTTGCTGAGGGTTATTTTTTACGTGCTGAAGGTGCTTTACGTGGCTGGAGCATGGGAGGTAGCGCTAAAGATCTATATGAGGAGGGCATTCGTATTTCTATCAAGAACGAATTGGCTTATAAGGGCAGTATTGCAGGTGTAACTTCTATCTCAGATGCGGAAATAGACGCTTATCTCAATGGAACCAGTGGACAGATTGACTTTGTTGACCCGGTTAAGGCGGAAAATAGTATAAAGGCGATGAATACACTAGGTGTTAAATGGGACGAAGGTGCTAGTAAGGAGGAGAAGTTGCAACGTATCATTACTCAGAAATGGATCGCTAACTTCCCATTGTCTTGTGAGGCTTGGGCTGAATACCGTCGTACAGGCTATCCTAAATTATTCCCGAATCGTGTAAACTTGAGTAACGGTGATATCAATACTAACGAACAAGTTCGTCGCTTGATCTACTCAGATACGGAAATTAACACCAATAATGCGGAATTACAGAAAGGCATCGAGCTGCTGAATCAAGAGAATACGGGTTCGATCTCTGGTGATAAAGGTGGTACTCATGTATGGTGGGACAAAGCTGGTGTAGGTAATTTCTAA